CAGAGTGCATGCGGCCCAGGACATCATTGGAAATCTCATCATTCGCGAACAAATACTCGTTGATGACATCAGGCACGCCTCTCTGCGCAATCTCGTCCTGGAAGTAGCGCAGAAAGCTGTCGTAGTAGCTGAGGTCGCCAATACACTGCTTAAAGAAGGTGCGGTCTTTCAGCTGCACGACGACTGAGGCTGGACGGTACTGAACGAGTGACTGATACCCAATGTTGAGGTCATACATGGCCCGGATCTCCTCTGGGGTGGCTCCCAGGGCAAACAGGGTGAGCAGGTGGTGGACGGTGTGATCTGTACAGGTTCAGGGTCTGCACTTTTCCAGATGATTCCACTTACTATGGAAGCCCACCGCATCAAAGAGGGTATGATAGCGGGCATAGTTGATCATCAGCAACTCAGAGACGCGGTCTGCGCTCTGCTGCGTCAAGCCATCTACATGCGTGTTCCCGGGTGTCCCATCGGCCGACAGCTGGATGTTGTACGGACCGCTCTGGGGCCTCGTTGGGCCTAGGGTTGTGGAGGTGAACATGGCTACTGCATGCCATTCTATTCTGGATCACAATGTGCCAATATTTGTGATGTAATACTAGCCCCGAACCCCGAAGCACGGTGAGGCTCGCTGAGCGAAGCCAAAATCTTACATTAAGTCCAGATCTTGGTGGTGCAAATACCCTCACAGAACCAAACAATGCCTTCCTATGCGGTTCTGGGGGCTACGGGTAATACTGGACGGGCGATCGTCCAGGTACTACTTGATCGAGCAGACACCGACACCAGAATTCACATCTGCGCCTACTGTCGCTCCAAGGAAAAGCTCTTCCGTGTCTGTCCGGCGGCCGAGACTTCGAAAAGCCTTTCAGTCTTTCAAGGACGGCTGGATGATGATAGCCTCATCGATGAATGTCTCAGGGGCACCGATGCCGTGTTTCTGGTAGTCGCCATTGTCGACAACATGCCTGGCTGTACGGTGGCCATGCAGACTGCCGAGGCGGTTGTAGCGTCTTTGCAACGGCTTCGCGCTACAGACCCTGCAATACGTCTTCCGCGACTAGTGATTCTTTCGTCGGCCTCCCTGGAGCCCACGTTCTGCAACGATGTTCCCGCCCCGGTGCACTGGGTCCTCAAAACTGCCGTCTCCCATCTTTACCGCGACCTCGCCGCTGCCGAAGCATACCTCCGCGCCCAATCCGACTGGCTCTCGGCGACCTTTGTCAAGCCCGGGGGGCTTGTACACGACCAGGCCCGCGGTCACAAGGTCTGTCTCGACCGGGCTCAAACCCCGCTCTCATTTCTCGACTTGGCTGCGGGCATGGTCGAGGTGGCCGACGCGGATGATGGCCGATACCATATGCGCAGTGTGAGTGTGGTGCCGGCGTCAAGGGTTGCAATATTTCCATGGGACGGCGTTTACTATACGTTTACGGGCTTGCTGTTTCATTTTTGCCCGTGGACTTACCGGTTTCTTGGTGAATATAAGTTGCAGTCGAGAAAGGAGAGGGACAAGCAAGCTTAGGCAGACTCCATATTTCACCGTTCTCCGTACTTATTACTTCCCATTTTCGGAGGTGAAACTATTTACTCTTGTCTGATCTATCTATGCATATTCTAAGCCGGTTCACCTCTCTGTAGCATCCATACATTTATCGCTGGTGTTGGTTGTTGACTGCACGTTTATCAATAATATGGAcgccatcttcaagcaaaTCAAAGATGAGTACGCCCGTGCCGACGAGCATGGCAAGCGAGAGATTCAAGGCTATATCCGCGAGTTGCAGGTTGGCTTCTATTCGGATTGGGATGTGGTGATGCGGTTGAGCAGTGGTGTATGTTCCCTCCTTACTATCCACTTCAGCTACCGACAGTGTGTAGCCCTTGCAAGTTGCACTTGCCAAAATCGCCATCGACCTGGACCTTTTCCGCACCCTCAAGGAGAGTGAAGCTCCGCTATCTCTGGCACAGTTGGCAGAGAAGACGGGGGCTTCCCCCAAGCTGCTTGGTAAGTATGCAGCGTTGGCTATGTTGGATTGCCCTCACTAAGTCACAACAGGGCGCATTCTCCGCACGCAGGCTGCATTTGGCCTCATCAAGGAGACTGGGCCCCAGGAATACACTTCGAGTGCATTCACTGATGTCTTTTCCAACCCCGATGCTGCTGGTGCCATTGCACAGCTGTATGTCTCATTCCTCCACGTCAAAGGCACAGTAATAAATTTCTTCTCAGATTCGACATCTCCGGCCCTTGCACTCAGCTTCTGCCCGACTACCTCGCGGAGACTGGGTATCAGGAGATCGTCTCCAACAAAGAATGCCCCTTCCAAAAGGCGTTTCACACCAGCCAGACCCTATTTGAATGGATGCCCCAGCACCCAAAGCACATGAAGTCTCTCGGCCACTTAATGGCCCTTCAACGGCCCACGGTCTGGGTTGACCACTTTCCTGTTCTCGAGCAGCTAGGCGAGTTCCCTAACCCAGACAAAACACTCATGGTCGatatcggcggcggcttcGGGCAGCAATCCAAAGCGCTCCGTTCCAGATGCCCCAATGTTGAAGGCAAAATCATTGTCCAGGACATGCCTCAGACGCTAGCCAGCGCTGAGCCAGCAGAAGGCGTAGAATTCTCCGAACACGATTTCTTCCAGCCGCAGCCCGTAAAGGGGGCCAAATTCTACTATCTCCGCCACGTCCTTCACGACTGGCCCGACGAGCAGTGTGTTcaaatcctgcagcaggtCATTCCGGCTATGGCACCTGAGTCGCGCATTCTGATTGACGAAGTGGTAATCCCGGTGACCGGAGTGCCATGGCAGGCAGCGTTTATGGACttgctgatgatggagtCGTTTGCGAGTATCGAGCGCACGCGAGCAGAATGGGAGGCCTTAATGGACAAGGCTGGGCTGAAGATTATCGAGGAGTATTACTATGATGGGAAGGAGCAGGCCATACTGGTGGTTATACCGAAGTAAATTATTGTACTTCTACTTTAGGGTAGAATGGAGTCTCAAACCCTCCGTGACAAATTTAACCAAGAAATtgagaatatatatttataccTGCATAATTCCTGCACCTTCTCTATACATTCTATCCTAATCCTACATCAGGATGCCTTCGTACGCCCTTCTAGGAGCCACCGGCGCTACTGGATCCAGTGTACTTCGCCATCTGCTTTACTCAGGCTCGTCCAGTGACCTCACAGTGAATGTCCTGGTTCGCTCCAAGTCCAAACTGCTGGCTGCCTTTCCCAGCCTCGACAAGCCTCGACCATCCGTGACGTCGTCCATCCCGACGATCCGCATTTTCGAAGGAGACTCTACCAATCCCGATGTACTTTGCGCGGTTCTCCAAGACGCTAGCCTCGTGTTCATGTGCGTCGCGCAGAACGGCAGTCCAATGGGGACAACCCTAGTGCAGAACACGGCCGCCGCGCTGATTGAGGCCCGACGCCGACAGGCACAGCCACGCGGTGAGCTAACGGTCATCCAGCTTCGGTCGGCGTCATTGAACCCCGTGCTTGCGGTTCAAGTGCCGCGATTTGTGCATCGCGTTGTTTGCTTTTGCTTGGCTGCTGGCTATGCGGATCTCCGACGAGCATGTGTCCTCTATGAAGCAGCGGCGACAGAGGGGCTGTTGCAATATGTGCTTGTAGACCCGCCGACTCTGCATGATGCGCGGGGTACGCAGACAACTGGTTACAGGTTAATTGATACCACTGACATGAAGGACAAAGAAAACCAGAGGCAGGCGATTTGTCTGAGCTATGCTGATCTAGGGGTTGCCATGTGTGAGATTGCCAGCCGTGCGGATGAGCTGCATGGACAAGGTGTAGGGGTGACCGCCACTGGCCCAGTCAGGCAGACCTGGGCAGTGTTGGCTGGGTTCTTGCTAGAGGGAGGACTGGGACATCTGGACTACAGATATGGCAGAGAAAATGTTGTAGTCCTTGGGGTTTGTATTTTGTTGCTGCTTGGGGGTCTGCTATATAGTATCAAAGCCTAGGTGGACAATATTACTGCTAGTCGCTCATTTGGTCTCAATTTCCAGCAATAATATCAGCGGCAACCTTCTCTGCTAATGCATAGACAGTCGCCATGGGCTGGCCGTCAATTGCAAACGGAAATGCAGACGCGTCGACAACTCTGAGTCCTTTAACGCCCCTAACCCTTGCCTTTGAGTCGAGCACCGCAAGCGGATCATCCGGTTTTCCCATGGCACATGTGCCGACTCCCGCATAGTACGCGTCCGAAGTCTCGGCGATGTAGTTTAGGATCTCCTCGTCGGTCTGATACTCGAACCCCGGCAGCAGCTCGGGTCCGTCAATGACTTGCTGCATCGTCTCTGAGGCGACAATCTCGCGGCATCGGCGAAACGCTGCCACAGCCATCTCCTTGTCGCGCGGGTCGTCCAGCCACCGCGGGTCCACGACGGGGTTGTCGGCCgtgttggtggtgttgatggtgacGGTGCCCCGGCTAAACGTGGCCAGCAGCGCAGCCGACATACTGAAGTAGTTCTTGCCGTCATACTGAGGCACAAATGTGTCATCCAGCGCAATATATGAGAAGGTCGGCCAATCAGCCGGAAAGGCCTTGTCGATATCGGCAGCAGTCGCCTCGCTAAggtttcctggctggtgCTTTTCGAAGGCAAAGTAGTCTTGCCCCGGGTTGGTGAGCAAGCCTGTGCGGAAGTTGTTGTATTCGTAGATCGAGCGAGGAAGAGTCTCCTTGCTGCCCATCAACTGGCTGTGGCTCTCGACTTTCACAGGGTTCGTGGGGCCCAGGATGATGGTGTCCTGCATGTTCTGCCCGACGCCAGGGAGATCAGACAGGACGGGaatgtccagcttctcgagtGTCTCTCTAGGGCCAAGCCCAGAGACCATCAGCAGCTGAGGAGATCTCATTACTCCTGCCGACAGGATGACTTCCTTCTTTGCGCCAATCTGCCACTCGAACCCGCCGGTATTGACAACGACGCCTGTCGctcgcttctcctcgtcaaagtcgatcttcttcaccagagTATGTGTAATCACATTCAGACTATTACTCGTCCGAAGGGCCGTCTGCAAGTACGAGGTAGACGCAGTATCCCGTCGACGAGTCTTAGGATGAATAGTATGCGTGATGTATGAGCGGCCCAGCAGCTGGCCGTTGGAGAATCCCTGGGCTTCAGGAAACCCCATCTTTTCGAGGGCCTTGTCTACCCACGACGAAATGGCGTTCGTAAGGTACGGATACGCAACCTGGACGGgcccctcttcttctgcagttGCTGCAAATGCTGAGACGTCATTCGAGGCCGTTGCGTTGGCGGGGCGAGGGTTCGTCAGTGGGCCTGAGAACTGCACGCTTTTCTTGAAGAAAGGCAGCCAATTGTCCCAAGTGTAGCTGTCGTCGCCTACTCGGTCAGCCCAGAGTTGATATGCGCCTTTTGAGCCCCTGTCTTTGTTAGCCTGTGATTATCAGGATTTGAGGAGAGATACCGATGATATAACATGGCTCCACGTGCAGTCGAGCCACCAAGGGTTTTGCCTTGCATGTAGAACATTTTTCGACCGGCCAGCCCCTGAAACTGTAAGCATCTGAGCTATCTCGATTGTCGGGTAAGCATACTGGCTGGGCTTCGGTATATTGGTACCAGTCAAACAGCGGGTTCTTGACATGGCCGTTGTCAAAAAAGTAGTTGAACAGGAACATTGGCACTTCAGTGGCATTCCCTGCCTCAATTTCGTAGAATCCTCCGGCCTCAATAACCGCAACAGAGTTGCTACCGTCCTCTGACAGCCGATGGGCCATTGCTAGGCCGGCTGTGCCGCCGCCAACAATCACATAGTCGAAGGTTTGGCCCGGCCACCCGTACCAGCCAAAGTGAGAGCTGAGGAGGCCACGGCCTTGGATGCGGCCGTCCATTGCTGCTTCATGCTGCTCAGCGGCGGTGCCAAAAAGGGTCTCCCATggtgaggagaagaaggtcgtTTGACCGGCGAACATACCCACCACTGGGAGGgcggagaggacgaggagggaCCAGGCGGGCATAGTGACGATGGTCTGTCTGATGGTGCTCGTCTGTAGCTTAGGCTCTCGCGAAGTTAATAAACCGGCCACCACGTACCAATACTTCGGCACATGGCGGAGCCCTCACCGATCGCTTGCCGAGACCCATGTAGGCGTCGGTATAAGACGAGAAAAAGAGACCTGGCAGATACCCCAAGCATAAGTTCATACTCCTGGAACTCTTCAAAACCATGAGTAACGCTGGAGTGGAAGCCATAGCCGTTATCACCGGCACTTTCCTGTCCGGTAATGCTGCCACGTCCCTTGCCGGCCGCCTAACTAATGCCACCAGGTGCAATGATGAGCGTCTACCTCCTAGCGGTCCCGTCCCTCTTCGAAACAACAAGTAGTCCTGACCAGCTCGTCCGCCACTGGAGCCGGATCTACCTCAACGGGCACATAAAAGGCCCCATCATCTGCCTAAGCACAACCGCGTTGTACGGACTGGCGGCTGCGACTAAGTACTCGGCCGGCGAGGACTGGGGCGTCTTCGCTGCCGCGGGCGCTATCACCATTAGCATGGTCCCATTTACGCTGACGGTGATGGCGCCAACCAACAACGCGCTTTTCCGGCTAGAGGGGGAAGTCAAGAAGGGACATACCCCGGTATGGTCAGATGCAGAGCGTCTAGTCCGCAGGTGGAACCGATTCAATGCAACTCGGGCCTTTTGCCCATTAGTTGGGGCTGTTTTAGGGCTGTTGGGAGTTCTGAAGATTGTTTCGTTCTAGCTGAATGTACATAGGGCTGCCCGGTGGCCGAGGACGGGTTATACTTGCTTGGAAATGAGGCTGGTCAATCAACCTATGGCTGACTCTATCGTAAATCCGTCGCTCTCCGACATATCAGAGGACCTAGAAAAGTCCCACAATAGTCCTTTTACGATGCCATGCTTAGGTCCATGGTCTAGCAGGATGGCTTTCCTATCCCTTCCTATCCTAACAGCGCTCGGCGCAGTCGTTTACGTGCTCTTCCAACTCGTGTACAACCTCTACTTCCACCCACTACGCGACTATCCCGGTCCTCTGCTATGGCGAGccagctctcttccttgGAAACTGACCCTCCTTCGCGGCACAATGCATCACGACCTGATGCGCCACCACCAGACGTACGGCGATACTGTGCGCATAAAGCCTGACGAGATTAGCTACGCAAATGGCCAGGCCTGGCGCGACATCCACGCCCACGTACCTGGGCGCCCAGAATTCCTCAAAGACCCTGTCCGCCTGCCACTGGCTCCAAACGGGGTTATGAGCATTCTCGTCTCTGACACTCGCAACCACGCCCGGTTCCGGAGTCTGTTCGGCCACGCTTTTAGTGACAAGGGGCTTCGCGCGCAGGAGCCCACGATTGCCCGCTATGCTGATTTACTGGTCGAAGTCCTCCGCGAGGTTGCCGATACTGGCAAGTCAGTCGAGATGGTCCGTTATTTCAACATGGCGATCTTTGACTCCATTGGCGCGCTCTCATTTGGGGAATCCTTCGA
This sequence is a window from Aspergillus nidulans FGSC A4 chromosome IV. Protein-coding genes within it:
- a CDS encoding oxidoreductase stcO (transcript_id=CADANIAT00000952) — its product is MPSYALLGATGATGSSVLRHLLYSGSSSDLTVNVLVRSKSKLLAAFPSLDKPRPSVTSSIPTIRIFEGDSTNPDVLCAVLQDASLVFMCVAQNGSPMGTTLVQNTAAALIEARRRQAQPRGELTVIQLRSASLNPVLAVQVPRFVHRVVCFCLAAGYADLRRACVLYEAAATEGLLQYVLVDPPTLHDARGTQTTGYRLIDTTDMKDKENQRQAICLSYADLGVAMCEIASRADELHGQGVGVTATGPVRQTWAVLAGFLLEGGLGHLDYRYGRENVVVLGVCILLLLGGLLYSIKA
- a CDS encoding oxidoreductase stcQ (transcript_id=CADANIAT00000951), whose protein sequence is MPSYAVLGATGNTGRAIVQVLLDRADTDTRIHICAYCRSKEKLFRVCPAAETSKSLSVFQGRLDDDSLIDECLRGTDAVFLVVAIVDNMPGCTVAMQTAEAVVASLQRLRATDPAIRLPRLVILSSASLEPTFCNDVPAPVHWVLKTAVSHLYRDLAAAEAYLRAQSDWLSATFVKPGGLVHDQARGHKVCLDRAQTPLSFLDLAAGMVEVADADDGRYHMRSVSVVPASRVAIFPWDGVYYTFTGLLFHFCPWTYRFLGEYKLQSRKERDKQA
- the tpcL gene encoding anthrone oxygenase tpcL (transcript_id=CADANIAT00000954); amino-acid sequence: MSNAGVEAIAVITGTFLSGAMMSVYLLAVPSLFETTSSPDQLVRHWSRIYLNGHIKGPIICLSTTALYGLAAATKYSAGEDWGVFAAAGAITISMVPFTLTVMAPTNNALFRLEGEVKKGHTPVWSDAERLVRRWNRFNATRAFCPLVGAVLGLLGVLKIVSF
- a CDS encoding protein stcN (transcript_id=CADANIAT00000953), which codes for MPAWSLLVLSALPVVGMFAGQTTFFSSPWETLFGTAAEQHEAAMDGRIQGRGLLSSHFGWYGWPGQTFDYVIVGGGTAGLAMAHRLSEDGSNSVAVIEAGGFYEIEAGNATEVPMFLFNYFFDNGHVKNPLFDWYQYTEAQPGLAGRKMFYMQGKTLGGSTARGAMLYHRGSKGAYQLWADRVGDDSYTWDNWLPFFKKSVQFSGPLTNPRPANATASNDVSAFAATAEEEGPVQVAYPYLTNAISSWVDKALEKMGFPEAQGFSNGQLLGRSYITHTIHPKTRRRDTASTSYLQTALRTSNSLNVITHTLVKKIDFDEEKRATGVVVNTGGFEWQIGAKKEVILSAGVMRSPQLLMVSGLGPRETLEKLDIPVLSDLPGVGQNMQDTIILGPTNPVKVESHSQLMGSKETLPRSIYEYNNFRTGLLTNPGQDYFAFEKHQPGNLSEATAADIDKAFPADWPTFSYIALDDTFVPQYDGKNYFSMSAALLATFSRGTVTINTTNTADNPVVDPRWLDDPRDKEMAVAAFRRCREIVASETMQQVIDGPELLPGFEYQTDEEILNYIAETSDAYYAGVGTCAMGKPDDPLAVLDSKARVRGVKGLRVVDASAFPFAIDGQPMATVYALAEKVAADIIAGN